From the Primulina tabacum isolate GXHZ01 chromosome 15, ASM2559414v2, whole genome shotgun sequence genome, one window contains:
- the LOC142527118 gene encoding uncharacterized protein LOC142527118 translates to MTVRCQRTGNISNRHEMPLNNIIECEIFDVWGIDFMGPFPASFAKKFILVAVEYVSKWVEAEACATNDAQVVLKFLKKHIFNRFGAPRAIISDGGTHFCNKIFDKLLGKYGVTHKVSTPYHPQTSGQVEVSNREIKRILEKTLNKLDEFRGRAYDLALSYKERTKRAHDKHIIRREFKVGEAVLVYNCRLRLFPGKLKSRWSRPFTIAKVFPSGAVVLHDGKEGTFTVNAQRLKHYIGGTIEPQIGVTRLHDSH, encoded by the exons atgaccgtgag atgccaacgcACAGGTAATATTTCCAACCGTCATGAGATGCCTTTAAATAACATTATTGAGTGTGAAATatttgatgtgtgggggattgattttatgggtcctTTTCCTGCGTcttttgcaaagaaatttattcTGGTGGCAGTGGAGTATGTATCTAAATGGGTGGAGGCAGAGGCTTGTGCCACTAATGATGCACAAGTggtgttaaaatttttgaagaaacatatttttaatcgatttGGTGCACCACGTGCAATCAtaagtgatggtggcacccacttttgcaacaaaatttttgataaactgTTGGGCAAATATGGTGTCACCCACAAGGTTTCCACTCCATACCATCCCCAAACTAGTGGACAAGTTGAAGTATCCAATCgagaaattaagaggattttagaGAAGACG TTGAATAAGTTAGATGAGTTTCGGGGAAGAGCTTATGATCTTGCACTATCTTACAAGGAACGCACCAAACGAGCCCATGACAAACACATTATAAGAAGGGAATTCAAAGTGGGTGAAGCGGTGTTGGTATACAACTGTCGATTACGACTCTTTCCGGGCAAGCTAAAGTCAAGGTGGTCAAGACCATTCACTATAGCCAAGGTGTTCCCATCGGGTGCAGTGGTGTTGCATGATGGCAAGGAAGGGACATTTACTGTGAACGCTCAAAGGTTGAAGCACTATATCGGTGGCACAATTgagccacaaattggagtcaCTCGGCTCCATGACAGTCATTGA
- the LOC142527112 gene encoding uncharacterized protein LOC142527112 has protein sequence MPNARVFAITQEEADDANDVVSGIIFVNEMPAYVLFDSGATHSFISKRFTKKLGLTPEILVEPFRVATLTSKTIEKHRVHRKCKICINEHIFQAELIQLNMMEFDVILGMNWLSKNHALVDCRMKNVKLQAPKQEEVIYHGKVKKQKSFLSAAS, from the coding sequence ATGCCCAATGCTCGTGTGTTTGCAATAACTCAAGAAGAAGCAGATGATGCAAACGATGTCGTGTCAGGTATCATTTTTGTCAATGAAATGCCAGCTTATGTGTTGTTTGACAGTGGTGCTACTCATTCATTTATATCTAAAAGATTCACTAAGAAGCTGGGTCTTACACCTGAAATACTAGTCGAACCCTTTAGAGTAGCAACTCTTACTAGTAAGACAATCGAAAAACATAGAGTGCATCGAAAGTGTAAAATCTGTATCAATGAGCACATATTCCAAGCAGAATTGATACAACTGAACATGATGGAATTCGACGTCATTCTAGGAATGAATTGGCTATCCAAGAATCATGCATTAGTAGATTGCCGAATGAAGAATGTCAAACTTCAAGCTCCAAAACAAGAAGAGGTCATTTACCATGGCAAAGTCAAGAAACAGAAGTCCTTCCTATCAGCAGCTTCTTAG